From Pirellulales bacterium:
GACACGACGCTCGCTATTGCCGCTCCACGCATCGATCGCCTTGGCTGAGAGTGAAGCCCTTGCGACGGCACATTTCTAGTCACTCCCCTTCATCGTGCAACGACTGATATTGGATTTGGTGATACCTGAGTTCGGCCACAATGTTCGACGAGTCGGTTCAGCTTGCGCCCTGCCCGCTCGCCAGTCCAAAAGTCCACTTCCGAGCGCTTCATGCGTAACGCTGCACAACACATCTCTCTGCGTCGCTGAACTGCTTTTGCACTGCCGGTAATCACTTACTTCTCGCCAACCCAGAGGGCGTCATACGAACCTCGCTCATTGGCGATATCTATCATCACAGAGCGAGGCGGTAGCACCTTCTCCGAATAGCTATACGGGCTCTCTCCGAAATTCGCTACGATTACTGATCGATTACCGAATGACGTACGCTGTACCAGACGGTCTTCGGTAAGTATGTCAAACGCCGTCATGCGTTTTCCGGCTAACAATCTGTGTACTCTAGTAAAGACTTGGTAATGCCGACATATTCTGTCCCGGCGCGCTGCATACTCATCTAAGTTCAGGTGGTACAGCGGAGGAACACAATAGAGCATGTCAATTAGCTCCACTGTCGCGGCCTGATCCAGAAACTTCAAAGACCCAGTAGTCCAGTGATGCGTCGATATTAATGAGTCGTGAAATACCGTCTGATATAATGGCAGTCTAAAGCGCGGTTCAAAGTAAATGGCCTGGTACTCGGGCTTCAAGGGAACGGAAGACATAAATAGACGCGGACCGTCTGATGGCCAATTGCCTCCCAGCCAGTACTGGGACTTTGGATCGGTCAAATCGGGATCACCAAATCCGATAACCGGCGTTGCGATTCCATGCGCAAAGTCGATCGCAGGAACTGCAAAAGCTGCGCCTCCTTCGGATCCGACGGGTATTCCCCACGTATTACTAATCCACTTCAATCGTCGTAGTCGCCAATTGGCATCGCCCCTTTGCGACGCCGTGTGTTGCGACGAAAAATCATCCAACAATTCGCCAGCCGCGTCGCAATCAACAAACCACGCTGAGTACTCGCCTCTTCGCATCATCCGTGATACTCTGCTTTTCACGTAGGGAAATGCTGCTATAGGACTTAGTGCAAAGCCAGTTCCTTGAAAACCCGGAACGGGTTTGCAATCCCGACTTAGTACCGGACCTTGCCGAAAAAGCCGCCAATCAAAACTAGCAGTCTCCCACGTTACGTCGACTTCATCGCTATGGCGGCGTGTCGTATTCGGAGCATGGATCGTGTGATACGAATCGTACGGCCCCACAAGAAGTCCGTCGCGATCTGCTTTTGCTAACACGTCTTGATGGTATGTTCCACTTGACAAGTCACCAAAACATAAACACATCTTGTCAAAACCATCCGTGTGCAGACGATCGAGCATTTCAATCGATACGCCGTCTCCCCACTTATCTACCTCCGAAAACATCCCCGGCAAAGCGATGGCCAATAAATGCGCGTTTGCCTTTGCCACTTCCGTTGGACTTGTGCATCCCTTGCGAAGTATCGCTGCGCAAGAACGGGAGCCCTGAATCGTCCGCCAATACCTTGAGTCATAGAAGCCAGAGCATTCCAATACCACTCCAATCGCTTGCGCTGCCTCCCGCTTGTCATAGATCGAAGGCGCGTCGCTCTTGGCTATATTACGAATTGCACGTCGCCCGTCACTTTCAAGCAACAACCATAATCTATAGGCAGGAGTTGGCTCCTTCGTCACTTCAGCAGACAAAAGCACGTTCGCCAGCTTCCGCCAATCCGTGACATTATGCCGACTGATTACGCCATCCCCCCATAAATATGCATGGGCGGCTCCAATCAGTCGCGTCGCTCGTGGCACGATAGCGCACTTTTCATCAAACGTGACGAACTCGCCACGTCGAACAAGCAGATCTCTAAATAGAAGGGCTGGTGCGACCGGCGAGTCGTCGCAGAATTTCACAATTACTTGGTAATCGTCGTTATTTCCGCGTCGAGGAAAACTATGCGTAAGCCCTACCGTAAGATGGCCGCTTTCGCTTCCAAATACTAGTCGATTATTGAACTGCGTTGGGATTACATACGTGCATGTATTGCCTGGACGTCGTACGGCCCAAAACGGCATTGTCAGATCACCCGCTGTGTCCATCGGATATCCCGACAGAAATGACTGCCACCGTTCATCGGTGCACGGGATATTCAGGCCTTCGTAGTACGGGAGTATAAGAGAGTCCGCTGCACCGCGACAAATAATACGGGGCCATTCTATCGAAAGCGGTACGGCGCTCTTAATTGTTGTTACGATACTGTCTCCGCTCACGCACACGAACACTTCGGCATGCGCGCCCACTAGCTCAAGCGATAATGTGGACCTTGTCTGATTCCGCCGCACAATTACTTCCTGAGAAGAAAGCGGCTCTGCGACCACCACGCGCTCCCCGCTGGGGAGGACCGCGATCATTTCGAGTGTTTCTGTGTTAACAGCAGCACTGACGTTTCCGTCGCACAGATGCACATACCCAGATGCAGCGCAATCCGGTCGCCCTGGACCTGCCCAGATCCACACGGTTGCGACCGCAAGCACCGCACACCGCCGTCGAGTATTCCCGCTACCCGGTATCATAAGAAGCCTTTTTTTTGAAGATCAAATACTGCGCCTGCCCTGGTCCCACCCTTCTGTTGAACTGATGAACAAGATAAAACGCGCCGGAAGAAAACCACGCCTCCACCGTGCCTCGCGGCAGCACTACTGGAAAACGCTCGGGGGTCTGGAGCCATTTATTTATTTCTTCTGAGTCAAAGGTGTCTTCAGGAAACATATCGAACACCACATAGCCGCCCGGACGACACACTCGCATCATTTCCCTAAAATAAGAGAACGATACGAGCAACGGTACGTACACGAACACACCGTGTGCATGAACTAGGTGACAGCTCCCACTTTCAGTCTGTGAAAGGCTGATACCGTCTGCTGCACGAGCAATGACACTCTTGAATGTGCTGTAGAGCCATCGCTCCCATGCGGGTGCCGTCTCATAAATCTCGTATGTACACGATTCTAGTCGATCTAACGTATGTTTTAAGAAGCGACCGCTCCCGGGACCGATCTCTAAAACGCTAATACCCTTAGTTAGCTCGCAATGCGACAACATTTCTTCGACCACAGTCGTCGCCTGGCCCACACATCCCCATAAAGTCTCAAGGTAGTCGCCGACCTCTTGCTTCGCCGCGTTCGCGGCCGTAATTGTTTCGTCAAAATCCAGAAAAGGCTGTCCATATTGGCTGGATCGAGAGGTATGCATAGTGCATGCTCGCCATGGCTTGTGCGACGTCGCCCGCCAATAGCACGTTACATCGGAAGCCGAAGATATCTAAAGGCGTCAAGAAAATCACTACGACAACTTAACACAGCAAAGTTAGTTATTTTACGGTCCAGCGGCCACGGATTCTGGCGCACGGATTTAGCGATGGGCCTCCGATTTAGTTGAACTCCAATGAACGCGAGTACTCTTGTCATCTGCCCAGTCGGATCTTGTATCAATGCCTCGTATTCTACGTATAGCACCTCGCACTTCTCACGAAGCGCGCCTAAACAGTCGCTCCACAGGCGCCGCTCGTTGTTACAGAACTCCATGAACTCGTTCCAATCTACTTCCACCGCATCTGCATTCGGCGCTTCCCTCGAATACCACCGTTCAGTCCGCATTGCTATTTTACGGGACACGAAGGCCTCCAGCATATCAGTCCTATAAAGTGCTATCACTTTCGGCACGCCTAGGTCGCGCGCAACGTCTGACGCGCTAATAGCATTTATGGCAAACTGATCGATCAAGACCTTCGCACCGACGAATTGTCGTGGTAGTCGGCCACACAGGGGAAGCTTTACGAAAAACGACAAGATGTGTAACCGCTTCCGCACGCGGCATTTGTGTGTGACGTTGCCGTACACTTCGAAGTTCGCATTTATAATTTCGCGATGGCATGTGACGCGCCAATGCT
This genomic window contains:
- a CDS encoding glycoside hydrolase → MKFCDDSPVAPALLFRDLLVRRGEFVTFDEKCAIVPRATRLIGAAHAYLWGDGVISRHNVTDWRKLANVLLSAEVTKEPTPAYRLWLLLESDGRRAIRNIAKSDAPSIYDKREAAQAIGVVLECSGFYDSRYWRTIQGSRSCAAILRKGCTSPTEVAKANAHLLAIALPGMFSEVDKWGDGVSIEMLDRLHTDGFDKMCLCFGDLSSGTYHQDVLAKADRDGLLVGPYDSYHTIHAPNTTRRHSDEVDVTWETASFDWRLFRQGPVLSRDCKPVPGFQGTGFALSPIAAFPYVKSRVSRMMRRGEYSAWFVDCDAAGELLDDFSSQHTASQRGDANWRLRRLKWISNTWGIPVGSEGGAAFAVPAIDFAHGIATPVIGFGDPDLTDPKSQYWLGGNWPSDGPRLFMSSVPLKPEYQAIYFEPRFRLPLYQTVFHDSLISTHHWTTGSLKFLDQAATVELIDMLYCVPPLYHLNLDEYAARRDRICRHYQVFTRVHRLLAGKRMTAFDILTEDRLVQRTSFGNRSVIVANFGESPYSYSEKVLPPRSVMIDIANERGSYDALWVGEK
- a CDS encoding class I SAM-dependent methyltransferase produces the protein MHTSRSSQYGQPFLDFDETITAANAAKQEVGDYLETLWGCVGQATTVVEEMLSHCELTKGISVLEIGPGSGRFLKHTLDRLESCTYEIYETAPAWERWLYSTFKSVIARAADGISLSQTESGSCHLVHAHGVFVYVPLLVSFSYFREMMRVCRPGGYVVFDMFPEDTFDSEEINKWLQTPERFPVVLPRGTVEAWFSSGAFYLVHQFNRRVGPGQAQYLIFKKKASYDTG